In Brevibacillus brevis NBRC 100599, a single genomic region encodes these proteins:
- a CDS encoding NUDIX hydrolase, which yields MTEISAGGVVYQKQDAEYMLLLIEDRYGKVTLAKGKQEMGETIEETALREVLEETGVAGRLGSKLDMITYVYTHPVTGESIDKEVHYYLVEAYNTEITVQLEEINDVHWHSAKEAWDLQLQRGYRNNDSIFRLAFEQLGIEV from the coding sequence ATGACGGAGATATCGGCTGGGGGCGTTGTATACCAGAAGCAAGACGCAGAGTACATGCTCCTATTGATTGAAGACCGCTATGGCAAGGTAACACTCGCAAAAGGGAAGCAGGAGATGGGCGAGACCATCGAAGAAACGGCTCTGCGCGAAGTTTTGGAAGAAACAGGCGTAGCCGGACGATTGGGATCCAAGCTTGACATGATCACTTATGTGTATACACATCCAGTGACGGGCGAATCCATCGACAAAGAAGTCCATTATTATTTGGTGGAAGCTTACAACACGGAGATCACCGTGCAGCTAGAGGAAATCAATGATGTCCATTGGCATTCTGCAAAGGAAGCATGGGATTTGCAACTGCAACGGGGATACCGTAACAATGACAGCATTTTTCGCCTTGCATTCGAACAATTAGGGATAGAGGTGTAG
- the deoC gene encoding deoxyribose-phosphate aldolase: MNMNKYIDHTLLKPDATQEMIDKLCQEAREHDFMSVCVNPYWVKRSAELLAGSDVKVCTVIGFPLGASTIESKAAETRDAIANGATEVDMVLNVGALKSGDLETVKKDIAAVKQAAGDILLKVILETCLLTEEEKVVACKLSVEAGADYVKTSTGFSTGGATVEDIALMRKTVGPNVGVKASGGVRDGETAVAMIEAGASRIGTSSGVSIVTGAKTTGSGY; this comes from the coding sequence ATGAACATGAACAAATATATCGACCACACGCTGTTGAAGCCTGATGCTACACAAGAGATGATTGACAAGCTGTGCCAAGAAGCAAGAGAGCATGACTTCATGTCTGTATGTGTAAACCCTTATTGGGTAAAACGCTCTGCTGAACTCTTGGCAGGTTCTGATGTAAAAGTGTGCACGGTTATCGGTTTCCCTCTGGGAGCGAGCACAATCGAATCCAAAGCAGCCGAAACCCGCGATGCGATTGCAAACGGAGCGACTGAGGTAGATATGGTACTGAACGTGGGTGCCCTGAAATCCGGCGACCTGGAAACTGTCAAAAAAGACATCGCTGCTGTAAAGCAAGCGGCTGGCGATATTCTCTTGAAAGTGATTCTGGAAACCTGCCTCTTGACCGAAGAAGAAAAAGTAGTTGCGTGCAAGCTCTCCGTAGAGGCTGGTGCTGATTACGTAAAAACCTCCACAGGATTTTCAACAGGTGGAGCAACGGTTGAAGATATCGCCCTGATGCGTAAAACCGTAGGACCAAATGTAGGCGTAAAAGCGTCTGGTGGCGTTCGTGACGGTGAAACAGCGGTTGCGATGATCGAAGCAGGCGCGAGCCGTATCGGTACGAGCTCCGGTGTTTCCATTGTAACAGGAGCAAAAACAACAGGCAGCGGATACTAA
- a CDS encoding CidA/LrgA family protein, with product MKFVKGIVILLAFYGVGVAASKWLHIPLPGNLVGMLLLTLGLCMGWIRMDWVEQAGTFLIRHMLLFFVPIIVGVASYLNVFTQNPLPIILSMVLGPLLVMLVTGVVVQWYMKHHKQKSESSLPQEGRTLDA from the coding sequence ATGAAATTTGTTAAAGGAATCGTCATCCTGTTGGCTTTTTATGGGGTAGGCGTAGCTGCGAGCAAATGGCTGCATATTCCCCTGCCCGGGAACCTTGTGGGAATGCTGCTATTAACACTGGGACTGTGTATGGGATGGATACGAATGGATTGGGTGGAACAAGCGGGTACATTTTTAATTAGACACATGTTGCTCTTTTTCGTACCGATCATTGTCGGAGTTGCTTCCTATTTAAACGTATTCACACAAAACCCATTGCCAATCATACTATCGATGGTGCTTGGTCCATTGCTGGTCATGCTTGTGACTGGCGTGGTTGTGCAATGGTATATGAAGCATCATAAACAAAAATCAGAATCGTCCTTGCCGCAAGAAGGGAGGACTTTGGATGCTTAG
- a CDS encoding LrgB family protein translates to MLSPFFAILVSIAGYKGATMINARFHRLQPLLVAVILVWTMWWAFSGDWEAFAAGGSWISFWLGPATVALAIPLAKQIKEFAHIWRGVLLGVCAGCAVAILVVMAVHWCLGSNELVYKSMLSKSVTTPIALELSRSIGGEPALAAFFTALTGMVGVMIARPVLKWGKITDDWAIGIAIGTSAHAIGTASLNRVSPVQTAASSVAMIVAGVITSIYLIPFSF, encoded by the coding sequence ATGCTTAGTCCATTTTTTGCCATTTTAGTATCGATAGCAGGGTACAAAGGTGCAACTATGATCAACGCTCGATTCCATCGATTGCAGCCTCTTTTGGTGGCTGTGATCTTGGTCTGGACCATGTGGTGGGCATTTAGCGGTGATTGGGAGGCGTTTGCTGCCGGAGGATCGTGGATTTCCTTTTGGCTCGGTCCTGCAACGGTGGCACTCGCTATTCCGCTGGCTAAACAGATCAAGGAATTTGCTCATATTTGGCGCGGTGTTTTGCTTGGTGTATGTGCAGGCTGTGCAGTTGCGATCCTCGTCGTTATGGCGGTTCATTGGTGTCTAGGCTCAAATGAGCTCGTATACAAAAGCATGCTCAGCAAATCCGTGACCACCCCCATTGCGTTGGAGCTGAGTCGTTCCATAGGTGGGGAGCCTGCACTTGCAGCCTTTTTTACCGCGCTAACAGGGATGGTCGGTGTCATGATTGCCCGTCCTGTTCTCAAATGGGGAAAAATCACGGATGATTGGGCAATCGGGATCGCTATTGGTACGAGTGCACACGCCATTGGTACGGCTAGCTTGAACCGCGTTTCCCCTGTTCAAACGGCAGCGTCCAGTGTCGCAATGATCGTGGCTGGCGTCATTACTTCCATCTACTTGATACCATTTTCTTTCTAA
- a CDS encoding Na/Pi cotransporter family protein, with the protein MIVSILAPFTFGLTFFLFGMYAMRSGFQNLAGKKMEEWMGRFTRTPLHSFWIGLFATFVLQSSSAVTVLTIGLTNAGIIQFTQTVGIILGTNLGTTVTTELVALKLESFAIPMLLIGVALWLMPRRNIRCIGLVVAGFGLIFLGIDTLKVMAKPLEQSETFRSLFLESSHSIWIGLITGVIFTALIHSGSATTVITMGLLSHQILSMETALAIVLGANVGTCFTAVIAAIGTNTASKQVAWCHTLFNVAGAIVFLPFLSQLALVSAFLTDSPSMQIAHSQTIFNLVCSLVALPFVPQIARFIQWLIPDKRRPTDLTFRKKMVSSRWK; encoded by the coding sequence GTGATAGTCTCCATCCTCGCCCCTTTTACCTTTGGGCTCACGTTTTTTCTTTTCGGTATGTATGCCATGCGCTCCGGCTTTCAAAACCTCGCCGGCAAAAAAATGGAAGAATGGATGGGGCGCTTTACTCGCACCCCACTCCATAGCTTCTGGATTGGTCTCTTCGCTACTTTTGTCTTGCAAAGCTCCAGTGCGGTAACCGTCCTGACGATTGGGCTGACGAACGCAGGTATCATCCAGTTCACACAAACCGTTGGCATCATTTTAGGTACCAATCTGGGCACGACCGTGACAACGGAGCTGGTTGCGCTCAAGCTCGAGTCTTTTGCCATCCCCATGCTTCTCATCGGAGTCGCCCTTTGGCTGATGCCGCGCCGAAACATTCGTTGCATTGGTCTTGTCGTCGCCGGCTTCGGACTGATCTTCCTCGGCATCGATACATTGAAAGTCATGGCGAAGCCTTTGGAGCAGTCTGAGACGTTTCGTTCGCTTTTTCTGGAGAGCAGCCATTCCATCTGGATCGGTTTGATTACCGGGGTCATTTTCACCGCGCTCATTCATAGCGGTTCCGCTACAACCGTGATCACGATGGGCCTTCTCAGTCATCAAATTCTTTCGATGGAAACGGCACTCGCCATCGTATTGGGCGCGAATGTCGGAACCTGCTTTACTGCTGTCATCGCTGCGATTGGCACAAATACGGCATCCAAGCAGGTCGCATGGTGCCATACGCTCTTCAACGTTGCAGGCGCGATTGTTTTTTTACCGTTTCTTTCCCAGCTTGCCCTCGTCAGTGCCTTTTTAACGGATAGTCCTTCTATGCAAATCGCCCATTCACAGACGATCTTCAATCTCGTCTGCTCTCTAGTTGCGCTGCCATTCGTGCCGCAAATAGCCCGGTTTATTCAATGGCTTATCCCTGATAAGCGTCGTCCGACTGACCTCACCTTTAGAAAGAAAATGGTATCAAGTAGATGGAAGTAA
- a CDS encoding class I SAM-dependent rRNA methyltransferase yields MARVLLNQHRKKRLEVGHPWIFKSEVLEIQGDAEPGEIVEVTNHKGHFLAKGYINPASQMIVRILSYDQKEEIDYDFFLRKIKEAAEFRTRFVDNPRACRVIYGEADFLPGLIVDRYEDTLVVQVLSLGMEKRIDWIRDALVEVFAPTGIYLRNDVPVRELEGLTQGKEVLYGECPREVLIEENGLKYYVDIVEGQKTGFFYDQRENRASIAPLMKGWGEKHGISLTSMEVDGETKQVPVDKRGKAVKNPFWDGAEVLECFTHTGSFTLNACKHGAKKVTALDISEHAIETAKRNITLNGFLHRVDFVVANAFDYLRENVEAGKSWDVVILDPPAFAKSRGAVKGACRGYKDINLNGMKLVRQGGFLVTASCSYHMSPELFLQTIQEAAVDAKKILRLIEWRGAGKDHPQISGADEAHYLKFAIFEVRDRR; encoded by the coding sequence ATGGCACGTGTGCTATTGAATCAACATCGGAAAAAGCGGCTAGAAGTAGGACATCCGTGGATTTTTAAATCAGAGGTATTAGAAATTCAAGGGGATGCAGAACCAGGTGAAATCGTCGAGGTCACCAATCACAAAGGACATTTCTTGGCAAAGGGCTACATCAACCCTGCTTCACAAATGATTGTACGCATTTTGAGCTACGACCAAAAGGAAGAGATCGACTACGACTTTTTCTTGCGGAAAATCAAGGAAGCGGCAGAATTCCGGACGAGATTTGTGGACAACCCACGGGCTTGCCGTGTGATTTACGGGGAAGCTGACTTTTTGCCTGGACTCATCGTCGATCGCTACGAGGATACATTGGTTGTCCAAGTCCTCTCATTGGGGATGGAGAAGCGCATCGATTGGATTCGGGATGCACTGGTAGAGGTATTTGCTCCGACTGGTATTTATTTGCGCAATGATGTACCTGTCCGTGAACTGGAAGGGCTCACACAGGGCAAAGAGGTCCTGTACGGAGAGTGTCCGCGTGAGGTATTAATCGAAGAAAACGGATTGAAATACTATGTGGATATCGTAGAGGGGCAAAAGACGGGCTTTTTCTATGATCAGCGGGAAAATCGCGCCTCCATCGCGCCATTGATGAAAGGCTGGGGCGAAAAGCACGGCATTTCCCTGACGAGTATGGAAGTAGACGGCGAGACAAAGCAGGTGCCTGTAGACAAGCGGGGGAAAGCGGTCAAAAATCCGTTTTGGGATGGCGCTGAGGTATTGGAATGCTTTACACATACGGGTTCCTTTACCCTGAACGCATGCAAGCACGGTGCGAAAAAAGTGACAGCCCTCGATATTTCCGAGCACGCTATCGAAACAGCGAAGCGAAACATTACACTCAATGGCTTCTTACATCGTGTTGATTTTGTGGTGGCGAATGCGTTTGATTACTTGCGTGAAAATGTAGAGGCAGGCAAGAGCTGGGATGTAGTCATTCTTGACCCGCCAGCGTTCGCGAAATCGCGTGGAGCAGTGAAAGGCGCTTGCCGCGGTTACAAAGACATTAACTTAAACGGAATGAAGCTCGTTCGTCAGGGCGGCTTTCTCGTTACCGCATCTTGCTCGTACCATATGTCGCCTGAGCTGTTCCTGCAAACGATTCAAGAGGCAGCGGTCGATGCGAAAAAGATATTGCGCCTGATTGAATGGCGAGGAGCGGGCAAGGATCACCCGCAAATCAGTGGGGCTGATGAGGCTCATTACTTGAAATTTGCCATCTTTGAAGTAAGAGATCGTCGATAG
- a CDS encoding DUF4177 domain-containing protein — protein sequence MFEYKFVRVELSSFRRQPKEDYQTVVHEHAKEGWRLVQIFAPSIGGDGIAKYFELIFEKPIS from the coding sequence ATGTTTGAATACAAATTCGTCCGAGTTGAGCTGTCCTCTTTTCGACGCCAACCAAAAGAAGATTATCAGACCGTTGTCCACGAGCACGCCAAGGAAGGCTGGCGTTTGGTGCAAATCTTTGCTCCAAGCATCGGGGGCGATGGTATCGCCAAATACTTCGAATTGATTTTTGAAAAACCAATTTCTTAA
- a CDS encoding D-alanine--D-alanine ligase, whose protein sequence is MGNQKIRLGIIYGGKSSEHEVSLRTAMSIMQAVDANKYEVTPVYVQLDGSWVTGETLAGQLPDKIEALRLSAKTPVSNEATETGQELAVTSKSGSLFAMNEQMDVVFPVVHGPFGEDGTIQGLLELANIPYVGTGVMASAVGMDKWMMKTVFAQAGLPQVKYVGLLRSQWEKGQDDVMDRIERELGYPCFVKPANMGSSVGINKAKNREELKHALDVAAKFDRRLIVEEFVQVRELEIGVLGNEELMTSVVGEVIAAKEFYDYEAKYKGAGTELSIPAIVPEHVSEQIAEIAKQAFQALDGSGLSRVDFFWDEKNDKLYINEVNTMPGFTPFSMYPMLFQAAGVGYSELIDRLVQLAIERHADKGRNVVDAEELE, encoded by the coding sequence ATGGGAAATCAAAAGATTCGACTGGGCATTATTTATGGAGGAAAATCCTCAGAGCATGAAGTTTCATTGCGTACGGCCATGTCCATTATGCAGGCTGTAGATGCAAATAAATATGAGGTAACCCCTGTGTACGTTCAATTGGATGGCTCTTGGGTGACTGGAGAAACACTGGCAGGTCAACTGCCGGATAAGATCGAAGCGTTGCGCTTATCGGCAAAAACACCAGTTAGTAACGAGGCAACAGAGACAGGGCAAGAGCTGGCAGTAACAAGCAAGTCAGGCTCGCTGTTTGCCATGAATGAGCAAATGGATGTTGTTTTCCCTGTGGTTCACGGACCATTTGGCGAGGATGGGACGATTCAAGGACTGCTGGAATTGGCGAATATCCCGTACGTGGGAACCGGAGTAATGGCTTCCGCTGTAGGAATGGATAAATGGATGATGAAGACCGTCTTTGCACAGGCTGGACTACCGCAAGTGAAATATGTAGGCTTGCTGCGCTCTCAATGGGAAAAAGGCCAGGACGATGTCATGGATCGGATCGAGCGTGAACTCGGCTATCCGTGTTTCGTCAAACCAGCGAATATGGGCTCCAGCGTAGGGATTAATAAAGCGAAAAATCGTGAGGAACTTAAGCACGCATTAGATGTAGCTGCCAAATTCGACCGCAGATTGATCGTGGAAGAGTTCGTTCAGGTTCGTGAGTTGGAGATTGGCGTTTTGGGGAATGAAGAACTGATGACATCTGTCGTTGGGGAAGTCATTGCCGCTAAAGAATTTTACGATTATGAAGCCAAGTACAAGGGGGCGGGAACAGAGCTCTCCATTCCTGCCATCGTTCCCGAGCATGTATCCGAACAAATCGCGGAAATAGCCAAGCAGGCATTCCAAGCACTCGATGGCTCTGGCCTTTCCCGTGTAGACTTTTTCTGGGATGAAAAAAACGACAAACTCTATATCAACGAAGTGAATACGATGCCAGGCTTTACGCCGTTTAGCATGTATCCAATGCTCTTCCAAGCTGCGGGTGTGGGCTACAGCGAGCTGATCGATCGTCTGGTACAACTCGCTATCGAGCGACATGCGGATAAAGGTCGCAACGTCGTAGATGCGGAAGAGTTGGAGTAA
- a CDS encoding IucA/IucC family protein, protein MFVVKHIAEHATMQSFLNCYLRETGRGEWVNRKDEITKQLTKIIQPSSTGTYLHCELPHQGISLYVSVKYHSVIGRHLFHYPACYRSGDCTRFVQADYLTLAVLLIKELTLQHGENAVPDELVLRMIQSCQSIEKFVRTRQSNAEMLYGVEQSFIEAEQALLFGHLFHPTPKSQQGIPEAKQALYAPECCGKFQLHLFAAHPSIVHEKSGQKESATQLLKDEFPSIADVDPSFSIVPIHPLQAEWLLEKVAVQTLIRKGLLLYLGPAGEEYMATSSLRTVYHPEKKYMLKLSVPIKVTNSLRVNKLSEMEIGLEAKQLFETGIGEVSRKYPGFGFISDPAYITIMLEHEGETGFEVILRDNPFMGRNAEQVTQIAALVQDPLPGYKSRLATIIHYLAQKEGKAPDVVSLEWFKRYVDISLKPMVWLYLKYGIGLEAHQQNSVVTLKDGYPDQFFYRDNQGYYFSESMQEVLETELPGVGKASRNIYKDHLVDERITYYMIFNHMFGLINGFGTEGLIDEQILLAEMHEVLTEFLPINREASKFLENLLTREQLPCKANLLTRFYDLDELTQPEERSSVFVYIDNPLAKVKQTEKAGQHAFG, encoded by the coding sequence ATGTTCGTAGTCAAGCATATCGCAGAGCATGCAACGATGCAGAGCTTTCTCAATTGTTATCTCCGAGAAACAGGTAGGGGCGAGTGGGTCAATCGAAAAGACGAAATTACAAAGCAGCTAACGAAAATCATACAGCCGAGTTCAACGGGTACGTACCTTCATTGTGAACTCCCGCATCAGGGGATCTCCCTCTATGTCAGTGTCAAATATCATTCCGTGATAGGCAGGCATTTGTTTCATTATCCAGCTTGCTACCGAAGTGGTGACTGCACTCGTTTCGTTCAGGCGGACTACTTGACATTAGCGGTTCTTTTGATCAAAGAACTAACGCTTCAGCATGGGGAAAATGCAGTTCCGGATGAATTAGTCTTGCGGATGATTCAAAGCTGCCAAAGCATTGAGAAATTTGTTCGGACGCGCCAAAGTAATGCCGAGATGTTATATGGCGTGGAACAAAGCTTCATCGAAGCAGAGCAGGCGCTTTTGTTCGGTCACTTGTTCCATCCAACGCCGAAGAGTCAGCAAGGAATTCCTGAGGCCAAGCAAGCGTTGTATGCACCGGAGTGTTGCGGGAAGTTTCAACTCCACTTGTTTGCAGCCCATCCATCGATTGTTCATGAAAAATCTGGGCAAAAAGAATCCGCTACGCAATTACTGAAGGATGAGTTTCCTTCGATAGCTGATGTTGATCCATCATTTTCAATCGTCCCGATTCATCCGCTCCAAGCAGAATGGTTGCTCGAAAAGGTAGCTGTACAAACCTTGATCCGGAAAGGGTTGCTTCTATACCTGGGGCCAGCGGGTGAGGAGTATATGGCGACATCTTCTCTTCGAACGGTTTATCATCCTGAGAAGAAATACATGCTCAAGCTGTCAGTCCCAATCAAAGTTACGAATTCATTACGGGTCAACAAGTTAAGTGAGATGGAGATTGGTTTAGAGGCGAAGCAACTTTTTGAAACAGGGATCGGTGAAGTGAGTCGCAAGTATCCGGGCTTTGGCTTTATCTCTGATCCGGCTTACATCACGATCATGTTGGAGCATGAGGGAGAAACGGGATTTGAAGTAATCCTGCGTGATAATCCCTTTATGGGGAGGAATGCAGAACAAGTCACGCAAATCGCGGCACTCGTGCAAGATCCACTTCCTGGTTACAAGAGTCGGTTGGCAACGATCATCCACTATCTGGCACAAAAGGAAGGGAAGGCGCCGGATGTAGTTAGTCTGGAATGGTTTAAGCGGTATGTAGACATTTCATTGAAACCAATGGTATGGCTCTATCTAAAATACGGAATTGGCTTGGAAGCTCATCAACAGAATAGTGTTGTCACGCTCAAAGACGGATACCCCGATCAGTTCTTTTATCGTGATAATCAAGGCTACTATTTCTCAGAATCGATGCAAGAAGTATTAGAGACAGAATTGCCTGGGGTTGGCAAGGCGAGTAGGAACATTTACAAAGACCATCTTGTCGATGAGCGAATCACCTATTATATGATTTTTAACCATATGTTTGGACTTATTAATGGATTTGGAACGGAAGGTTTAATTGACGAACAAATCTTATTGGCAGAGATGCATGAGGTTTTGACGGAGTTTTTACCTATAAATCGAGAGGCGTCGAAGTTTCTAGAGAATCTACTTACGCGTGAACAGCTTCCGTGTAAGGCGAATTTGCTCACGCGCTTCTATGATTTGGATGAATTAACCCAACCGGAAGAGAGATCATCTGTTTTTGTTTACATAGATAATCCTTTAGCAAAGGTAAAGCAGACCGAAAAGGCAGGGCAGCATGCTTTTGGATAG
- a CDS encoding IucA/IucC family protein, which translates to MELTIQDFSIEEALHSTQYVQVRRRVFRQCIESLLYEGIVIPETIQEDDETIYTLHGLDEGDLPVRYRCRGRKSPSFGLVRLGKDPVTRVAFDQSGVAQQESEAISLTRFLVEVFRMNKVDEQRLKLFANDLEQTLLKDTLAQYYRVQNDIRMQGKSYDELEGDLMDGHPYHPSYKSRVGFTYVDHFAYGPEFKQEVHFLWLAIHKRYSQVSIDQGKNFDDLLLDELGRDHKEAFQQIIVNHGCDPDQYAFVPVHPWQWRNHIVPGFLDDIHRKEIIVLGVGSDGHRPQQSIRTFANKSNPHKPYLKLSINVVNTSAARHLTPHSLASAPIVSRWLKEITDEDVYLRDVQKVIMLQEFAAVAYDPPPASELVEMVTFGVIGCMWRESLIPHLETGEDAVPYNALAAVEVDEVPFIDRWIREQGLENWLVRLLESSVLPVVHILVKHGIAMETHAQNMILVHRDGVPTRVALKDFHEDLIFCQPFLSEPDKCPNFAEVHEYYATKPDDVMFHMNETSTVRDLTLETLFLINLGQLARLLEEHYGYAEERFWEMAAQVLEGHQQRFPELAERFTQFDLFVPSVQVEKLTKKKLYTTNENYHLHEVPNPLFEARKRLHSMAVGGY; encoded by the coding sequence ATGGAGTTAACAATACAAGATTTCTCGATTGAAGAGGCACTTCACTCGACACAGTACGTGCAGGTGAGAAGAAGGGTGTTTCGACAATGCATCGAGTCATTGCTCTATGAGGGAATTGTGATTCCTGAGACCATCCAAGAGGATGACGAGACGATTTATACCCTACATGGGCTTGATGAGGGAGATCTGCCTGTTCGCTATCGGTGCCGGGGGCGGAAAAGTCCTAGTTTTGGGCTGGTACGTTTAGGGAAGGATCCCGTTACTCGAGTTGCTTTCGATCAAAGCGGAGTCGCACAGCAAGAATCTGAAGCGATATCCCTCACTCGTTTTTTAGTGGAAGTCTTCCGAATGAATAAGGTAGATGAACAAAGACTGAAGCTATTTGCGAATGATCTGGAGCAAACGTTGTTAAAGGATACATTGGCTCAATACTATCGGGTGCAAAATGATATTCGGATGCAGGGCAAATCATACGATGAGCTGGAAGGGGATTTGATGGACGGTCACCCTTACCATCCTAGCTATAAATCACGTGTTGGATTTACCTACGTAGATCATTTTGCCTATGGTCCTGAATTTAAGCAGGAAGTTCATTTTCTATGGCTAGCGATACATAAGCGATATTCTCAAGTATCCATTGATCAAGGGAAAAATTTCGATGACCTTCTTTTGGATGAATTAGGTCGAGACCATAAAGAAGCCTTTCAACAAATCATCGTCAATCATGGATGTGATCCGGATCAGTATGCCTTCGTGCCTGTCCATCCTTGGCAGTGGCGTAATCATATCGTGCCTGGATTCCTGGACGATATCCATCGCAAAGAGATCATTGTGCTAGGAGTAGGCTCTGATGGTCATCGTCCACAACAATCCATTCGCACCTTTGCTAACAAAAGTAATCCGCATAAACCGTATCTGAAACTCTCGATCAACGTGGTGAATACCTCAGCGGCACGTCATCTCACCCCGCACTCACTGGCAAGTGCACCCATTGTTTCGAGGTGGCTCAAGGAGATTACGGACGAAGATGTGTATTTACGAGACGTGCAAAAGGTGATCATGCTCCAGGAGTTTGCGGCAGTGGCATACGATCCTCCCCCTGCTTCTGAACTGGTGGAAATGGTTACATTCGGAGTAATTGGGTGCATGTGGAGAGAAAGTCTCATCCCTCATCTCGAAACGGGAGAAGATGCGGTTCCTTATAACGCATTAGCGGCAGTAGAGGTGGATGAGGTGCCGTTCATTGATCGCTGGATTCGTGAGCAAGGGCTAGAGAATTGGCTTGTGCGATTATTGGAAAGCAGTGTTTTGCCAGTCGTTCATATTCTGGTGAAACACGGAATTGCCATGGAAACCCACGCACAGAATATGATCCTGGTGCATCGGGATGGTGTTCCTACTCGGGTAGCATTGAAGGATTTTCACGAAGATTTGATTTTTTGCCAACCGTTCTTGAGTGAGCCGGACAAATGCCCGAACTTCGCGGAAGTGCATGAATATTACGCAACGAAGCCCGACGATGTGATGTTTCACATGAATGAAACTTCAACAGTCAGAGATTTGACGTTAGAGACCTTATTTCTGATCAATCTGGGGCAACTCGCACGGCTATTGGAAGAACATTACGGATATGCCGAAGAGCGCTTCTGGGAGATGGCCGCTCAGGTTTTGGAGGGGCACCAACAACGATTCCCGGAATTGGCGGAACGATTTACGCAATTTGATCTGTTTGTTCCAAGTGTGCAAGTAGAGAAATTGACCAAGAAAAAGCTATATACAACGAACGAGAACTATCATTTACATGAAGTTCCCAATCCTTTGTTCGAGGCAAGGAAAAGGCTTCATTCCATGGCTGTAGGAGGTTACTAG
- a CDS encoding AMP-binding protein: MFIVNQNEISVLELERHKQGFESMDHFRQPEGKRYAVCIADPLDVISLVQYLREHDASVLLIHGETPMETAYQMAVKARCYGLVYQETKHFLSITDKQQSEKPSLYQYSSGTTGDAKLIGRSWEDIQTEIHAYNQLFQGEEALTPIVLASVTHSYGLICGVLAALERGSKPSIVTHKNPKFALQVIQDTPQHIVYGLPVFYHILSSFTREQVRFHRLMTSGAPMPEGLFLKLQGMSDILMQQYGCSEGGCVSMSKQMRTHTDLGVPLSHVTMTAGENEEQPGEIKIWNGQNEIATQDLGFWTGEGHIQFVSRMDDVINVSGLKVFPLEVEDVILKMSGIKEVVVYRGHHPVMGEIVKAQVIAEGGATSEQIRKWCQDRLPGYKVPFEIQCVKSIPKTATGKISRRLVETETISK, encoded by the coding sequence ATGTTCATTGTAAATCAAAACGAGATTTCAGTGCTTGAATTGGAGAGACATAAGCAAGGATTCGAAAGCATGGATCATTTTCGACAGCCAGAAGGAAAGAGGTACGCCGTCTGCATAGCTGACCCACTTGACGTGATTAGTCTTGTTCAATATTTACGTGAGCATGATGCCTCCGTGTTGTTAATTCATGGGGAAACCCCAATGGAAACAGCTTATCAGATGGCCGTGAAGGCAAGATGTTATGGGCTTGTTTATCAGGAGACGAAGCACTTCTTGTCCATCACGGATAAACAACAGAGCGAAAAACCATCGCTCTACCAATATAGCTCAGGCACAACGGGAGACGCGAAGCTCATCGGGAGAAGTTGGGAGGATATCCAAACAGAAATTCATGCTTACAACCAGTTGTTTCAGGGAGAGGAAGCGTTAACCCCGATCGTGCTGGCATCGGTGACACATTCGTATGGATTGATATGTGGAGTTTTGGCAGCTTTGGAGCGGGGGAGTAAGCCTTCGATTGTGACGCACAAAAATCCGAAGTTTGCTTTGCAGGTGATTCAAGATACTCCCCAGCATATTGTGTATGGTCTGCCAGTCTTTTATCACATCTTATCTAGCTTTACGCGAGAGCAGGTACGCTTTCACCGGTTAATGACATCAGGAGCTCCCATGCCAGAAGGCCTGTTTCTCAAGCTGCAAGGCATGAGCGACATCTTGATGCAACAATATGGATGCTCCGAGGGGGGATGCGTCAGTATGAGTAAGCAGATGCGGACCCATACAGATCTGGGAGTTCCCCTTTCCCATGTAACAATGACAGCAGGCGAAAATGAAGAACAACCCGGTGAAATTAAGATTTGGAATGGACAGAACGAAATAGCGACGCAGGATTTAGGTTTCTGGACAGGAGAAGGACATATTCAATTTGTATCAAGGATGGATGATGTGATAAACGTTTCTGGCTTAAAGGTATTTCCTTTAGAGGTCGAGGACGTCATTTTGAAAATGAGTGGGATAAAAGAAGTTGTCGTGTATCGTGGACATCATCCGGTCATGGGAGAGATTGTGAAGGCGCAGGTTATTGCAGAGGGAGGAGCTACGTCTGAACAAATCAGGAAATGGTGCCAGGATCGTTTGCCAGGCTATAAAGTCCCATTCGAAATCCAATGCGTGAAGAGCATTCCTAAAACAGCTACAGGAAAAATCAGCCGTCGATTAGTAGAAACGGAGACGATCAGTAAATGA